From the Lolium rigidum isolate FL_2022 chromosome 2, APGP_CSIRO_Lrig_0.1, whole genome shotgun sequence genome, one window contains:
- the LOC124689204 gene encoding putative laccase-9, whose product MGVVIWLLGVVLTLGAVVVGPADGAKNHHYDFSIKEANYTRLCHEKAILTVNGQFPGPTIFARKGDVVVVNVYNQGNKNITIHWHGVDQPRNPWYDGPEYITQCPIQPGANLTYTIILSEEEGTLWWHAHSDYDRTTIHGAIVIHPKLGTTFPFKKPHKEIPVILSEWWNADVNLLLEEARRTGGEVSISDANTINGQPGDLFPCSREGTFKASVKSGKTYLLRIINAGLANDLFFGVAGHRLTVVGTDARYTKPFTVDHIFISPGQTVDALLEADRSTDGSSNGRYYMVARTFASNTNIGFNNSTATAILEYADARAGTPDFRNLPAINNLNASLEYTALLRSLGSNEHPVDVPTHVDEHMLITLAVNVVPCEMGNRTCEGPERHRLAASLNNISFHLPSVDILDAYYGAVRGVYEADFPNKPPFAFNFTDDISNLPTERWFTKRGTKVKVLEYGTVVEVVFQDTAILGAENHPMHLHGFAFYVVGRGVGNFNETMDPAAYNLIDPPFQNTVTVPKAGWAAIRFRAANPGVWFMHCHFERHSEWGMDTVFIVKDGKALQSKMMRRPPGMPRC is encoded by the exons atgggGGTGGTGATTTGGCTACTTGGTGTGGTGCTAACACTTGGAGCTGTAGTAGTTGGCCCCGCTGATGGCGCCAAGAATCACCACTACGATttctc GATTAAGGAGGCTAACTACACGAGGCTCTGCCACGAGAAGGCCATCCTAACCGTGAACGGCCAGTTCCCCGGCCCCACCATCTTCGCGCGTAAGGGCGATGTAGTCGTCGTCAACGTCTACAACCAAGGCAATAAAAACATTACAATCCACTG GCATGGCGTGGACCAACCTCGGAATCCGTGGTACGACGGGCCGGAGTACATAACGCAGTGTCCCATCCAGCCCGGCGCCAACCTCACCTACACAATCATTCTATCCGAGGAAGAGGGTACGCTCTGGTGGCATGCACACAGCGACTATGACCGCACCACCATCCATGGCGCCATCGTCATCCACCCCAAGCTCGGCACCACCTTCCCTTTCAAGAAGCCGCACAAGGAGATACCTGTCATCCTTA GTGAATGGTGGAATGCCGACGTCAACTTGCTGCTTGAGGAGGCTAGGAGGACTGGCGGCGAGGTCAGTATTTCAGATGCTAACACCATCAACGGCCAACCAGGAGACCTCTTCCCCTGTTCACGGGAGGGTACCTTCAAGGCATCTGTGAAGAGCGGCAAGACATACTTGCTCCGAATAATCAACGCGGGGCTCGCCAACGATCTCTTCTTTGGCGTCGCAGGGCATCGCCTCACCGTGGTTGGCACCGATGCCCGCTACACCAAGCCGTTCACCGTCGATCACATATTCATCTCGCCGGGACAGACTGTGGATGCGCTCCTCGAGGCTGACCGCAGCACAGATGGTTCATCCAATGGCAGGTACTATATGGTGGCCCGGACGTTCGCGTCGAACACTAATATCGGATTCAACAACAGCACCGCCACGGCCATCTTGGAGTACGCAGATGCGCGGGCTGGGACGCCAGACTTTCGTAACCTTCCGGCCATCAACAATCTCAATGCATCGCTAGAGTACACGGCGCTGCTGCGGTCCCTAGGCAGCAACGAACACCCGGTGGACGTGCCAACACACGTCGATGAGCACATGCTTATCACCCTCGCCGTGAACGTGGTCCCCTGCGAAATGGGCAACAGAACATGTGAGGGACCAGAGCGCCACCGCCTCGCGGCGAGCCTCAACAACATCAGTTTCCACCTCCCCTCCGTCGATATCCTCGACGCCTACTATGGTGCTGTCCGGGGTGTATACGAGGCGGACTTCCCCAACAAGCCTCCATTCGCCTTCAACTTCACCGACGATATCTCTAACCTTCCCACAGAACGCTGGTTCACGAAGCGTGGCACCAAGGTGAAGGTTTTGGAGTATGGCACTGTCGTCGAGGTGGTGTTTCAGGACACTGCCATCCTCGGCGCGGAGAACCACCCCATGCACCTGCATGGGTTTGCCTTCTATGTTGTAGGGAGGGGGGTCGGAAACTTCAACGAGACCATGGACCCAGCTGCATATAACTTGATCGACCCGCCGTTCCAGAACACCGTTACTGTGCCGAAGGCTGGTTGGGCTGCAATTCGCTTCCGAGCAGCAAATCCTG GTGTGTGGTTTATGCATTGTCACTTTGAGCGCCATTCGGAGTGGGGAATGGACACTGTGTTCATCGTGAAGGATGGCAAAGCTCTGCAATCTAAAATGATGCGTCGTCCTCCAGGCATGCCTAGGTGTTAA